The genomic interval ATTTGGGATCGTGTGTTGACACCAACTGAGATTCGAGCGGCAAGCGTGGGGGGCATCAACACGCAGGATGCAAACCTACGGCTTTGGTATGACTTCGATCTTTTGGTCAATGGTTTGCCACAAGATCGCAGCGTGAATCGACGTCACGCCCTCGCCAATACCGCGAGTCCGACAAACGACAAGCGTCCGCTGTCGGACAGATCGTTTACCTTTCTCGACAACGGCACCTACACGCTGACGGTCACGGCCTCTGACGGAGATGGCGGATTTGATCGGTCGGAAACAACGATTGATGTTGGCAATGTTGCCCCGACAATCAAGGGGCTCAACACCAGCGATACCGGACCATATTTGCTTGGATCGCCAATGCATTTCGATGCACGCAACGTCTTGGATCCAGGGAAATTGGACGGACGCGATTATCTCTGGGAAGTCACCTCCAACAACGGGCAGCAGATCTTGGGAAAAAGTGCCCTTGAGTTCCAATTCACCCCCAACTACGCCGGTCTCTACACGGTGAAGTTGACGGTAACAGATTCAGACGGGTTCATGTCAGAGACCTTCAGTGAGGACTTCGCGGTTCAGCCGATGGCGATGATCACCGCTCCCAATGTGAATCCTATAGTCGGCACTCTGGTTGAATTCACATCCGAGCATTCCAGCCCGCTTGCTCCGGCCGGTCTGTCCCGCGGGAATGCGGCTGCACCCACTCGAAGCTATCGATGGGAAGTGCAATTGGCCGGACACACCGTTGCAACGGGTGATGATGAGAGTGTTCGATTCGTCCCGTTAAGAATCGGCACCTATTCGGTGACGCTGACAATCGACGACGAGTTTTCGGTGGGTGAAGTCCCATCGCACAGCGAGACGATCAGTGTCACCGTTGACGCGGCGCCCTCGTCGATTTCACTTTTCGGTCCGGCCGGACCACTTGCGGAAGGCGACGAAGTTGAACTGACCGTGGACGGCTTGCCAACACTTGGTGCATTCGACGCGAGAAACTATCTGTGGACGCTAGCACCGATCCCGATCGAAATCACAGAATCGAGTGATCCTGATACCTATCGATTCCTAGCCGGCGTCGACGGAGATTACGTTGCAATTGCAAGTGTCGTTGACCAGGTTTCAATGCAAGGCGACGAGGGCGTGTCCATACCGAGTGACCCAACGGCATTGTATCTGTTCGATTACGAAACGATCGACTGGTCCGGCAACGGCAATCATGGAACGATTAACGGAGGCGACTATCTGTTCAACAACGAGCGTTCAACTTTGGTCGCGGATTTGGATGGTGTCAATGAATTCGTGGATGTTCCCGATACCGTTCTCAATGCAAATTCAGGAACAGTTTCCGTTTGGTTCCGACCTACGGACTTGACTGGTATCAGATATATCTTCGCCAACCGAAACACCAGTGGAAACCGTGTCTACATCCGCCTGGACGGCTCGAATGTTAGTGGCAGACTCGATGATCAAGCAAGTTTTGGTAGCACCCCCGTCACACTCAATCAATGGCATCACGTGTTGTTGACGTGGCAGTCCAACGGAGACGGGGCTTTTTATGTCGATGGAGAACGCCGCGGATCGGTATCCGGCCTGACGTTGGATTCCAGTGTTCAGAACGACGTCACTTTCGGAAGCCATGCCGGAGGCGTAGAGCAGTTTTTCCAGGGTCAGCTCGATAACGCAGCGATTTATGACAAGGGATTCAACGACGCCCAAGCCAGAGCCATTTATCAGTCGGCTTGGTTCAAACGTGAAGCCACCTATTTTCCAGTCGTTTACAACGTAGCACCAAATGTCTTCGTTGATTCCGTTACCGGAATTGAGAACTCGCCCATCACGCTCAGTGGTAGTGTGACCGATGATGGCATCGACGATACGCACACTTATCATGTCAATTGGGGTGACGGAACATCGGATAGTTCGGGTAATGTCGTCTCCGGAACCTTCGATCCCAGTCACACTTTTCCGCAAAACGGGACGTACACGGTGACGGTGACGGTCACAGACAGTGACGCGGCGGCGACTCAGGTCACCACTCAAGTGGTCGTGCAAAACATTGATCCCGTCGCGGTGAGCGACACGGGATTTTCCACCGACGAAGACAACAAATTAACCGGGTTGTATCCCTCCTCGAATGACACGGATGCGGGTCCGAGCGATGCACTATCGGTGCAAAGCGTTGATGCGTTGTCGACACTGGGCGCGAGCGTGATTCTGGAGGGCAATGGCACAGTCACCTATGATCCAACGAGTTCAAAAGCACTCAATGTCTTGGCGGCTGGTCAATCGCAAACCGACACGTTTTCTTATGTCGTCAAAGACGATGACGGTGGCAAAGACACCGCCACGGTGACGATCACGGTCAATGGTGTTAACGATGCACCGGTGGCGATTCATGATGTGAAAAAGATTAACGAAGATGCGATCAGCGTCACAGGCAGTGTTGTTATCAACGATACCGATGTGGATAACGGTACCGTGCTGATGGTGCAAAGCATCGCTGAAGTGACCAGTGATGCTACCGACATCACAGGAATGTACGGAACACTCGACTGGAACAGCGACGGGACCTACACCTATACCCTGAACGCAGCCGCACAATCACTGAACGCAGGTCAAGTTGTCAAGGATGTCTTTGCTTACGTTGTCACCGACACTGCGTTGACCGACTCGTCTTTCTTGACGATCACGATCATTGGTGTCAACGATGCACCAATGGCGGTTGCCGATAGCGGCGATATCGACTTGGATGTCTCGGGCACGACCAAATCTTTGCTACGAAGCAACGACAGTGACGTCGATGACTCCTTTGTCGTAACCGCCATCAATGGGCAATCGGATAAGGTCAACAAGCTGTTTACATTGCCGTCCGGTGCACTGCTGCGAGTCAAAGCTGATGGCGAGTATGAATACAATCCGAACGGAGCGTTTGACTATTTGCCCAATGGAATCACCACTGACGACACGTTCACCTATACGATCACCGATGCCGCGGGAGCGACGACTACGACAAACGTGGTGATCAACGTGACCGGAAAGAATGATGCCCCCAAGGCGATCACATTGTCGAGTCTTTCCGTGACAGATTCTGCGGTCGCGAACACGATGGTGGCATTGGCTGCCGCGATCGACATCGACAATGGCGATACTCATGCATTTGCGATCGATCCTACGATGAACGGCAATGGTATCTTCGATATTGATGCCGCTGGGCATTTAATTGTCACACGCAACCTGACCCCAGCCGATCAGGATCGCTACACGATCAAACTGACCGCAACGGATGCCCTTGGCGGATCGATCGACCAAGCCTTCAACATTTCGGTCCTGCCTGCGCCCGTCGATCCCACACTAAGAGTGGATCTACCAACCATTTCCAGCACGAATCTGACGGTTCGTCGAAATGGCGGTAATGTAGAGGTGATCGACAATACTCATTCTGTCACGTTGTTTTCCCAGCCAATCGCCGCCACCGCGTCGTTAATGATCACAGGTGGAGAGAATCTGGATGAAGTCGTGACGTTGGACTACAGCTTTGGCGGTTTCTTTGACTTGTCCAGCAATATCGTATTCAACGCCGGCGGTGGAAACGATCATCTGATCATTCAAGGTGGCACATCCACCAACGCGACTTATGTGTCCAACAATACGGTACTGGGTAATGCCACCGTCATCGTCAGTGATGGCCCCGATACGATGCAAGTGCACTTCAGTGGCGTCGAGCCGCTCAGCTTGCTCGACATCAACCAATTGGATTTTGTCGGCACTTTGAAAGTCGGCGCGGACTTGCTAACGATCGGCAGTCCCAACCCCATCAACTTGCCATCAAGCATCGAAATGGCGGGCGGCACCATCCAGTCTAGCTCAATTGGTGTGCTGACCCTTGGCAATGGCGAAACAATCACTGGGCACGGACACATCGCGGGAAATTTCGCAGGACAAACCGGATCCAGCATTACAGCAACCGGTGATTTGAGCATCGGTAACACAGCATCCAATGCGGGATTCACTTCGGCTGGCGAAATCCGTGTCGGCGACCACATGGTGACGTTGTTGGATGCCAACCAAGCTGTACTGGGATCATTGACTGACCTCGGCAATGGGGCGAATCCCGGGACATTGTTCGCCGCCAACGGAGTCCTGCTCGATGCGGGCAACAATCTGACAGGATTCGGAACGCTCGACACTCCCAACGACATCGCGTTGCAATCGATGATCAACGGGGACATCACGGGTGAAAGCATGGCGAATCCGATCACGTTGCCCGGCTACTACAAGGGCGTCGGAAATCTGGACAATTTCAATCTCACCGGAACTTACAGTCCAGGATTCAGCCCGGCACAAGTAGTCAATGGCAACGCGGCTTATGCGGCGTCAGTCGACTTGATCTTTGAGTTGGGCGGCACCACGCCGGGTAGCAGCGGTTACGATCAGTTGCGGCACACCGGTTCGGTGTCGCTCGATGGTGATTTGGAGATCGATTTGATCAACGGCTTTGTGCCAGCGATTGGCGATTCGTTCTTGCTGATGACGGCCGATGGTGGCGTCACGGGAGAGTTCGCCAATGTGGATTTGCCGACGACGCCCGCCGGAACCGCTTGGCAACTTGTCATTGCAACCAACGAAGTCCGTTTGGACTTCGTCGCAGCCCCGCGTATCACCGAAGTACGGATCGGATCGACAGGTTGGAATCAGAATTTCCGAAACACCATCGATCCGCAGGGACAAGGGTTCCTGGTGTCGACCGGAGCGGGGCAGTTGTCCGACGTGCCCTTCACCAACGCCAATCAGATCTTCATCGAGTTTGACCAGCCGGTGTTCAACTCGACCGGCGGGGACCTACAGCCAATTGATTTTCAGTTGATCGGCTCACCGACGTTGGGAATCAATTACCAGATCAACACGGTGGATTTTGATGAGACGACGAACACCGCGATCCTGACGCTCAATGAATTCTTAACGAGCGACAAGCTGCTGTTGCACATCGCCAACGGGGCGATCACCAATGGGGATGGCGTCGCATTGGATGGTGCTTGGACGACGGGCAACACGGGTGCGTCCGGCGATGGTGGTGTCAATGGTCGGTTTGACTTCCGATTTGACGTCTTGCCGGGCAACGTCAACGACGACTTGTTGACCAACACCACGGACCTTTCCGTGGTACGAAGTCTGGGGACTCAATTGGCCGGGGTCACGCCTCAATTCAACCCGAGAGCGAACGTCAACGGTGACCTGTTGGTCAACACCACCGACCTGTCAGCCATCCGGGCGTTGGGGACTCGGTTCCTATTCAATCTGGCCGATCCGAACCTGCCGCCGGAGTGAGAGGAGGCTGAATCAACAGCATTTTGACCGTTGCAATTTTTCTGAGCCAGAGTCTGAACACAAGCGTGTGTGGGTGAACTAGGATAATGGTCGCCGCTCAGATTGTGCGTCAATGTTCCCGACGCCTTGTCCTATGTTCGGCAGGACGAAGTTGTAATGAACGATTCATCACCTTCAACGAATGACGACTCGACATCCACATCGCTGCTCGACTTGATAAGGGAGGGTGACGATCAAGGGTGGCGTTGTCTAACGGAACTTTACGGCCCCTTGATCTACGCTTGGTGCCGAGGTTCGCGACTTGGACCGGAGGACTCAGCCGACATCATGCAGGACGTGTTTCGGGCTGTCGTACTGCACATTGGAAACTTTGAGAAAGTCGCTTCTGGATCGTTTCGCGGATGGTTGTGGTCGATCACCAGGAACAAGGTTCGAGATCTGCACAAAGTACGTGCGGGCAAGGTTCGGGCGTCCGGTGGCAGCGATGGCCACGAAATCTTGCAGATGCAGCCTGCCGAGGAAATCACCGGAATTTTGGATTCAACCTGTGTATCCGGTGAACAAATGTTAGCGCATCAAGCGCTCCGCATCATCAAGTCCGAGGTGAAAGAGACCACCTTCACGGCATTCTGGCGATCAACGATCGATGGCATCCCTCCCGCCGTCGTAGCGGATCAGTTGCAGATTCCCGTCCATAGCGTCTGGCAAGCGCGATCCCGGATACTTCGGCGCGCCAGGCAATTACTGGAAAATGAATTGGGCGTGTCAGGCGCAATCGTTTCTACCGATAGCGATTAGCTTTCCAGTCGAGTGATTTTCGTTGGTTGGCCGCATTTTACCGCTATAGATGGGCCAACCAAATGCTTGAGCGATGTCCGCCGAGAGAAGAACTTGCTGATTACGCCGCCGGGTTGGTTGACTCGGTCGACTGCGAATCGATCGATCTGCATTTGGAGACTTGCGTTGACTGCCAATCGGAGCTTTCCATCTGCAGTTCCAACGACGACACCCTTGTTTCACTCCTCCGCCAGGGGGTTGACGAGGTGGAGTACGGACAGGAGCCACAACTGCGAGAACGCCTGCAGGTCCTGGAGCGATCAAGCTCGCAGCATTTCATCAAGCCATCGCGGCCTTCTGAACTCGGTCCCTATCGATTCTTGAAACGGCTCGGACGTGGGGGGATGGGGGACGTCTATCTGGCGGAGCATCTACGGTTGGAGATGCCCGTTGCGATCAAGCTGTTGTCGCATCGATTGGCCAGCGATTCTCGTGCGACTGCCCGGTTTGATCGCGAGATGAAAGCTGTCGGGAAACTGAGCCACCCCAACATTGTTCGGGCAACGGACGCTGGTGAATACAACGGAACGCCATTTCTGGCAATGGAGTTCATTGACGGATCCGACGTGGGTCAAATCTGCCGAGAGCACGGTCGCCTGCGTATTTGCGATGCCTGCGAGATCGTTCGTCAAGCAGCAGTTGGGATCCAGCATGCACATGATCATGGTCTGATTCACCGCGATCTG from Stieleria varia carries:
- a CDS encoding RNA polymerase sigma factor, whose amino-acid sequence is MNDSSPSTNDDSTSTSLLDLIREGDDQGWRCLTELYGPLIYAWCRGSRLGPEDSADIMQDVFRAVVLHIGNFEKVASGSFRGWLWSITRNKVRDLHKVRAGKVRASGGSDGHEILQMQPAEEITGILDSTCVSGEQMLAHQALRIIKSEVKETTFTAFWRSTIDGIPPAVVADQLQIPVHSVWQARSRILRRARQLLENELGVSGAIVSTDSD